ACAAACAATCTTTTTTAAGATTGTAACCAAAAATGGCTAATCCGGGGCATTGGTAAACACAATCCATACAACCTACGCACTTGTTGAAATCGATTTGAGGTACTGTGCTGGTTGATGATTTGGTGATAGCTCCATGAGGGCAGGCAAATGAACACGGATTGCAAGCAAAGCCATAAAGACAATCGATGAGTACAAAGGGTTTTTCTAATCGATCTTGTTTAGGATAATAAGGTTTTTCGATAACTCGAACCGGATGTTGTTGTGAGTCGATATATTCTTTTGATATTTCAAGATAATCGTTATAGTTATATCGTTTTCCTAATGCTTCTAAAACTTCAAAAGCAGCTTGTTTACCGCGTAAAACGGCACTTGTGCCTTCACCAATTCTTATAGCATCGCCTACGCCATAGCACAAACGTCCAAATACTTCATTGCCTTTTATAAGCAATTGGTCGTCAGGAACTAAGCCTGTACATATATTGATAGCATCTATTCCGTCAATTACTTTTTCAGTTCCGGGAATGGGTTTAAAGTTCTTGCATTCGGCTATGACAGCACCGGTAATTCCTGTATAATCTTTATTTGGGATCGCCTTAAGTAAAATATGTGAGGTTAATATTGGAATCCCTAAACGACGAACACGATTAGCCTGAACAGGGAAACCACCTTCTTTATCTTGAGCCTCGATAATGGCTTTTACATTGGCACCGGCTTGCATTAATTGGTATGATGTAAGATAACCAATATTACCGGCACCTACCGTTAATATATTTTTACCTAGCAGTGTAAACTCATTATTCATCATTTTTTGAACAACGGCAGCTGTGTAAACGCCTGGTACATCATCGTTTTCAAACGTTGGCATAAATGGAACGGCTCCTGTTGCTACAATAAGAGCATCGGCATCAATGTAATATATTTCTTCTGTTTCGATGTTTTTTATAGCCAAACGTTTGCCTTCTAAAATATCCCAAACAGTCGAATTCAAAAAAATGCCTGAATGATCATCACCAGCTAAGGTTTTGGCAATGTCAAATCCACGCATACCACCAAATTTCTTTTCTTTCTCAAAAAAGAAAAACTGGTGCGTTTGCATTAAAAACTGACCTCCAATTTTGGCATTATTATCCACTACAATATTGTCTATCCCATGCATATTAAGGGTTTCGCGAGCAGCTAAACCGGCAGGACCTGCTCCAATAATAGCAACTTGGGTTTTATATACTTTTATAGGTTCATTTGTTTTTATTGGCACTTCGTTGGGCGAATAATTCTTCGGTATTTCACGAACTTCCTTAACTCCGTCAACTTTGGTGATGCAAATTCTACGAATAACACCGTCAACCAACATTTCGCATGCTCCGCATTTGCCTATACCACATTCTAAGCTTCTGTTACGATTATCGAGACTATGACTATGAACAGGATAACCTGCTTGATGTAATGCTGCAGCTATGGTAAAGCCTTTTTGAGCTTTTATTTCTTCCCCTTCGTATATAAATGTAATAATGTCCGTTTTGGGAACTTCTAAAATGGGGTGTTTTTCTACTTTTATCATAAGTATTGAATTTTAACATGCAAAGTTTTACCTTTATTTGTCAAATTGCAATGACCTTTGTCATTCAAATATTGTGATAATTGATATTATTTTTTTTCGGCTTGGGTTTTTACAAATTGCCATACATCCCATTGTTCGTCTCCCCAATGATGATAGATATGTATCATTGCAGGTTGAATAATTTTATTGCCCTTTAATAATAAGGATTTGCTCTTGTCCACTGTAATTTCGGGTTTATAAAAATCGGCAATAAAATTAAATTTTTCGGGGAGCAGAGGATGATTTTGTAAGTTATATTGAAAAACGGTTGCTATTAAAGTCCCTTGATCGCGAACCCTCCAAAATGAATTTTTAAAGAGAGTTAATGTATTTTGATGCCATTGTTCCATAAAGGCATGCGATTGATGGTCAAAAACAAAAACACCACCATTCCAGTGTTGCCAATCAATTGGTACATCTACGTTGAAGGTTTCTTTTAATGCTTGTTGTATATGGTTGCATCGATTGGGCGTAACGGCAAGCTTGCCATTCTTAGTCCATTGTCGTTTTATGAAATTAAATGTATAACCGGTTTTTTCTTTGATAGTTTTTCTATAAAGCAATAGAATTGGATAATAAAAATAATTTGATACTTCTAATTGTTTTTTACGAGCATTAATTGTTATATCATCTGATATCTTTGTTTTTCCAATTATATAACTGATGATAAATTTAAGGTAAAAATGGAATAACTCCCATAAGTTTGTGTTTATTTTATTTTGCAAAGCAATAAGCTTTCTGATTTCTTTTTTGCTATAATCAGGTGGATAATGAGGATTTTTAATAATTGCTGCTATAGATTGTTGAAATAAAGAATCGGTTTTTTCAAATTTTGCTTTACAACTGCAATGAACGGCATAAGGGCTAAAGTACGATAGTGTGCTGTGATCTTTAGCAAAAGTTATTGGTGACTGATAATATTTAAATATGTTGTTGCATTCAGCATTTAAAGCAATTACATCGCTATCGAGGTAGCAATATGTCTTATTGTTTGGTAATATTTTATGTAACGATGTTTTGAGCCAAATGCTTGCCTGATGATGATCGTAAGAGGATGGCGTTTCAATATCTATAACATTATCATGATGTATAGGAATTTCGTTACGTGTGGAATCGGTAACTACATAAATAGGATATTGACTATGTTTTTTTAATTGCTCAAGTGAAAAATGTAAGGTGTCGATATGTACTTTTGCTCCACAAACAACAAACACAAAAGCAGCATGATCAGACGTTAACATTGTAAATTATTTACGGTCGAAACAATATTTCAAGCCAATAACATGCGAATATAAAGCAGCAGATGCATTGCCAATATCGGTAAAGGCATAGTCGAAGCCGAAATTTTTATAAAAAACGCCTACTCCTATCGAAGGTTGCAGGTTATATGATTTATTCCCGGCAAAATCGCTTATTTGTTGAATATTATAAACACCGGCTCTCAAAAAAATCATTTTCATATAAGAAAGCTCAATCCCAAGATGTGGGTCAATGCTTGCAAAAGAAGATTTAACCAGCGTATTTCTCTTTTTATCGAAAGTAAAATCGGCATCTAATTCGGCTAATAGGCTATATTTTTCTTTAAAAGTAAAAGTTTTAGATGCACCTAATAATAAACGTGGGATGGTTATTTCTAAACCATTGGTAGGGATTTCGTTGCCCGTTTTAATAAATGCATCTTCAAATGTTTCGGTATTGTACCTCCAAGCATTGAACGTAGAGGTAGCATCTCTAAGCACAGCGCCAAACCTCCAATTGTTGAGCGAATAATTTGCCGATAAATCGAAACCAAACCCCCAAGCAGAAGCAAAATCACCAACGATTCTTCGTATTATTTTAACATTGCCACCTACATTAAGCGAAGGTATTTGTTTCAACTTTCGAGCATAAGAAAGTAGGGCTGCATAATCGGCAATAGAAAAAGAAGAGAGTTTGCTGTAATCGAAATTGCCATTGGCATCAACTAAATCGAGCGTATTAGGGATATCGTCCACGCCAAAGCGGATAATGCTTATGCCAAAAGCCGAAGAATCGGAATTTCGAATAGCAAACGAACCATAATCGTATTTTGCTAATCCACCGAAATACGAAGCATGCATAACGCCAATATTTGCATTTTGCTGAAGCTCAACCAACGACGAAGGATTCCAATATCCGGCATGGACATCCGAAACCGAAGCAACCACAGCATTGCCCATCGATAAAGCTTTGCCTCCAATGCCCAATTGTAAAAATTCGTTGCTATATTTTTGGGCATACAAAAACGAACAACTAACGAAAACACTTATAATTAGTAGCGAAAATCGAGCAATCATAAAAAAAACTTGTTCAAAGTTAATTATTTTACTTCATTTAATAAAACGTATCAACTAATAACATAAATTTGCCAAAAATATTGTAATAGAATGAAATTATTCATCAGCATTAAAAATAGCATTCCAAATTTTCTCACTTTGATGAATTTATTCTCGGGATGCCTCTCTATTGTTGCAACCGTCGAAGGCTATCCTGTTTGGGCAGGAATATTTATTTTTATTGCTTCAGGTTTCGATTTTTTCGATGGTTTTGCAGCTCGATTGCTCAAGGCAACTTCGTCTATTGGCAAAGAACTCGATTCTCTTGCCGATTTAATCAGCTTTGGCTTAGCACCATCGTTTATAGTCTTTGGATTTTTAAAATCGGTTTTACTTATTAATCATATCGAACATGATGACTTTACCTTGACCAACATGCTAATTTTAGCAAGCCCTTTTTTGATTGCTTTATTTTCAGCGCTTCGTCTTGCTAAGTTTAACATTGACGAAAGGCAGACGACTGAATTTATCGGCATGCCCACACCTGCCAATGCTATTTTTTTTGCATGGCTTCCTATACTTTTAAGCAGCTACGATTTAACTTCATTTTTTATTATTCTTAATATAAAGTCGTTGATAATTGTTACCATTCTACATTCGTTGCTTTTGGTTTCGCCTTTTCCACTTTTTTCTTTAAAAATAAAATCGCTTAAATGGAAAGGGAATCAAATTCGCTATATCTTTATGGGCTTAGTTGTGCTTTTGGTAATTTTTCTTAAATTGTACAGTGTCCCTTTTATAATTTGGCTTTATATTTTAACCGGAATAATCCGATATTTTTTTAGTCCCAAGAGTTATTCGTAACCGTAATTCAACAAATTCAATTACAACGTTGAATTTGTGTTATCGTTTATTTGTTTTCTTTGGCTCTAAGCAAATCGAGAACAGCATTGATAAATGTTAACGGGTGTGGAGGGCAACCGGGTACTAATAAATCAGGTTTAAGCTCATTAATAATTTCGCGGCGGAGTGCCGGACTTTGCTTAAAAAGCCCACCAGACAATGCACACGCTCCAACTAAAACGACGATTTTAGGTTCGGGTATTGCTTCGTAGGTCAAACGAACAGAGGCAAGGCTATTTTCGGCAATGGGTCCCGTTATTACTAAGCCATCGGCGTGGCGTGGGGAAGCCACAAACTCAATACCATAACGTCCCATATCAAAATTCACGTTTCCGGCTGCGTTAAGTTCTAATTCGCAACCATTGCAACTACCTGCTGATACTAATCGCAGTTTTAATGAGCGACCCAAAATGCGTATAATTTCACTGCGTACTATGGATGGCTCAATGGAGATTGAATTAGAATAACCTTCTTTTATTTGCAAACGCTCATATATGTTTGTACCCATTTTATATTCATTCGAAAACTGTATTTTGTGCTCAGGACAAATTTCTTGACATTCTAAACAAAAAATGCATGAATCGAGCGATAGCGTAAGTGGCGATTTTCTGATTGCCTTAGTAGGACATGCTTGTACACATAATTGACAATCTTGTTTACATGGGTTTGTTGAAATAACGGGTAAACCACTAAAATTTTCTGGTAATTTTACCTTAGTGGGATCGGGTATATACCGATTTCCGTGATGAATAAATGCTTTTAAACCATCAAACATAGGCTTTAATTTTATAGGTCGAAACCACAATACGACAAATCGAAACTTTTATTGCAAATTGGAAAATCGCTGATATCATTATTGCGAACAGCCAATGCTAACGCAAACCAATTATGCAACGAAGGGTCTTTTACTTTATAGTGCGACAACTTACCTTGAGCATCGGTTATAGCAACATGACATAATTCGCCTCTCCACCCCTCAATAAGCGATACCGAAAGCGTGTTAGGCATAAGTTGATAGTTTGCATCGGTTGTTTTCTGACTTGATTGATGCAATTGGAGCAATTCTTTGATATGCTGAAGTGAGGCTACAATTTCAAAATGCCTTAGTTTAGCCCTTGCCATTACATCACCATTTTTTAATACTATCGGAACAATGCTTTTTGTTTTAAAATACCCTATGGGATGCGATTTACGAACATCACGCTCTATTCCACAGGTACGTGCAGCCATACCTACAAACATCATGTCGCGAGCTTGCTGAGGGGTAACCACTCCCACATTTTCAAAACGTGCTAATACACTTGGTATATCGAACATTAATTGAGCCATTTCGTGGAAACGCGATTCGTATTCGGCTAAATTTTTAGCAATTTTTTCTTTAAGCTCAGGTGTGAGTGGATATTTGTTTTTCATTGGAAATATGAGTTTGCGGGCAAAGCGATTGCCACACCAAGCCAAAAAAGTATTGATAATTATGGTTCGTAAATCTTGAAAAACAACTGTTCCAAATTGATATGCAACGTCGGTACATAGGGCGCTTAAATCGCCGGTATGAATGGCAATGCGTTCCAATTCAAGGGCAATGGCTCGTTCAATCTCAGCCGATTCGGGCATGACTTTCCCATTAAGCGATTCGATGAGGTAAGCATAGGCTAAGGTGTTCCCGACAAGCGTATCACCGGCGATGCTTTCAGCCAATTTAGTTTGATATACCACATCTTGGTTTTGAACCATTAAAGATTCTACTCCACGATGTTGATAACCAAGTTGTATTTCGAGATGCAATACTTTTTCGCCGTTGCATATAAAACGAAAGTGTCCGGGCTCAATAATACCAGCATGAATAGGACCTACGCCTACTTCGTGTAGTTCATAGCTATCAATGCTATAAAATGGGTATTTGTTAATAGTTATATCGCTATTCTTTCGATTGAATGGAAAACGTAAGGGCTTATTCCAATTGGAATCTATAAAATGTAAATCGAATACTTCAGCTATTTCACGCTCGTATGCATGCATGCCAGGATATAGATGGGTTAGCGATTTTAACTTTGCTCCTTTAGCTACTTTGCAACTAAAAACATAAATGCTATGTTCAACATCGTTGGCAATCATAGCCCACAGACGCATGCCGTTCCCTTCGTTCATAGCAAAGTAGTTAACACAATGATTGCTATCATCATTTAGCAAGTTAAATGTTGAAAAAAATTCGTCGTAATTGAGCACCGGAACTTTTTCAACCGGTATAGCTTCACTGTTTTTTATACTAGTATAGTTCATAAAATAGTCATTTAGGGTAAAACAGCTTGTTGAATCAACAAAATTAAAAAGTCGGGTGGTTGAATACTTAAATAAAAAGTAAACAACAAAAGCACAAGTTGTGGAATACTTTCGTACCAAGGGCTAGGTTGTATGGTTGATAATTGTTGTTGTCCCAAATTTTTAAACAATATGCGGAAAAGTTGTTTGGTGAAAATCCAAATAATAATGGTAAGTAAAAGAACAATAACTATCACTAACCAAAGTAATCCTTGTTCTATCATCGTTTTAAACAACATAAGTTCTGTAAAAAACATACCCGAAGGCGGAATTCCCAATATCAAAATAAATGCGAGCAAAAATACCATGCCTCCAAGTGGATTGAGCTTAAAGTAACGACCCACTCCCATTAACTTCTTTGTTTTGTACATTTGAATTAATTGCGATAATTGGAAAAACAAACTCGATTTTGTAAAAGAGTGATAAATCAGGTGCAATATAACGGCAAACCATGCTAAACCACCGGTTGCTATACCTAATGCAACTAAGCCCATGTGTTCAATACTTGAATAAGCAACCAATCGTTTATAATTTTTTACACGAATCATATATATTGCTGCATACAAAATAGATAAGGCTCCGATGATATACAAAACATGACTAGCCCAAGCATGCATGGGAGTATAAGTAGTAATTTTAAAAAAGCGAAAAATGGCTACAAATCCAACATTTGCTAATGAAGTCGAAAATAATGCCGAAATGGGACTTGGAGCAATTGAGTTTGCATCAACACAAACCGTATGCAATGGAAATACTTCCATTTTTATACTAAACCCAATTACGATAAGCAAAAATGCACTTTGAAAAAGTATAGCATTGTTTATTAAAAGTGAATGATTAATAGAACTAAAAAACAAATCTACACCTCCTGAACCTTTGAGCGATAAATCGAGCAAAATAATACCAATAAACGAAAACGAAAGTCCAATAGTCGAAACAAAAACATACTTCCACGTAGCCTCTAACGACTCAATGGTTCGTTCATGGTAAATTAAGACCGCAATAGCCAATGTAGTAGCTTCTGTCAGAATCCAAAGCAAACCTGCATTGTTTGACAGAAAAACACCCGTCATACAGCCAAAGAAAAGCATTAATGCCAATAAGTAGATACTTCGAATAAGCGGCTTTTCGTTGCGATGTTGAAAATAAATAAACGAATTGACCATTGTAAAAATTGCCGTTATTGAAAGTACACTAATAAAAATAACCGATAAAGCATCGTTTTTAAAATACGAAGTCCAGTTGGTATTGAGTTTTGTAAATAAATAACCACTAAAAGATAGTTGCCACAATACAAATAATGCTGCTACCGGGATTTGTCCTTTTCTGTTACGAATTAGAAAAGCTAAAAGTGCCCAAAATACCACACCTGAAAAATAAATTATCAATTCCATAGTTAATCGCTTAATGAAGTTAGTTTGGTTATATCCATATCTTCGAACATTTTGCCGATTTTATTAATGAATAAACCAAAAATCAATACAGAAATTAAGATGTCGAGCAATATACCAGCATTTACGGCAAATGGCATTTCTTTCCCTACAGAAAACGAAAGCAATACAATTCCATTTTCTAACACCACATATCCCACCAAATGCATCAAAATTTCCTTTCTCGATATAATTAAGAATAAACCAGTTAAAATTCCAGAAAATGCTGCCGCAATGTAAGCTGGTTTTAAAAAGGTATTTTGAATGTAATAGGCAAAGATAAGATTACCAATAATTATTACCGAAATAATAATTAGCGAATTAAATCCAGAAATGTAAGGATTTACTTGTCGTTTAATATTATTTCTGTTCACTACTTTTTTTAGATAATTAGGCATAAACCACGCTTTAAATATCAACGTTTCGAGTAAAACAATAAGTAAATTAACAATATTAATTTCGTTTAACTCTATAATAGCAACTCCAAACAATAGCAATCCCTGTAATATCAATAGATTAAGGACAGTAAACAAACGTCCGGAAATGGCAATATAAAACAGTGAAACGAAAAACAATAAAATAAAAAGCATTCCCATAATTAAAACAATTTATTCATAATCAACATACTACCAAAGAAAATAAGGATAGCTATTGGAATTAATATAACAATAGCTTTATTATTGTTTCTTAGCTTATGACGTGCTCTAAACGACTCAACAAAACCAACTGCTACAGCAAATAGAAGGGTAATTGTTACAAAAACAAGTAAAGTAAGCCAAGTCGGAAATGAAGGAGCTATGAAAAGATTGGTAACTAAAAGGCTATATAAAACGAATTTTAAGTGCCCTGCCCATTGAATCAAAGCTAAGTCAAAACCACAATAATCGAGTACCATCACTTCATGAATCATGGTCAATTCAAGATGTGTTTTAGGGTCATCGTATGGCATACGGCTGTTTTCGAGCAGTGCAACATGAAAAATTAAATAAGTGGCTAACACACCAATAAAAATAGCTATAGAACTATTAAAGGTAAGTGAGTGAAAAAAAGTTTCGAACGAGGTTGTTCCGCTCAAAAGAGCGAGCGAAGCTAACAAAATAAAAAAAGCTGGTTCAACTAGCATAGAATATAGGGCTTCGCGACTTGCTCCCATTCCCTCGAAAGCACTACCTGTATCAAGGGCTGCAACAATCATAAAAAATTTACCTAAACCAAGTAAATAAATAAAAAAGATAAAATCGCCCTGAAATGAAATGACTGCTCCATGCTTGCCCAATGGTAACATCAACGCTGCCATAATAACCGAAGCAAAATACATAACCGGAGCCCATGCAAATATCCACGAAGTAGTTTTGCTGTAAACAGCTTCTTTTCTGAATAACTTCACCAAATCATATACAGGTTGCCAAACAGATGGACCTTTTCGTCCCGATGTTTTGCTCTTTACCTTCACGATAATGCCCGGAAATACTAAACTAAGCAAAATAATTGCAGCCAATACCATATTATATCAAGTTTGTTAAAGTTAAAATTATTAATACTATTATAAGAACAAAGGGGTATAAGATATAATGTTGCGTCTGTCCGCTTTGGATAAAAGCAAATTTATCGAAAAAGCGTTCAAATATTTTTGCAATGGGCTTAAAAATATGTTTTTCGTAAGTGCTTTCCTGATGAGTTTTGTAATGGCGATGTTCTGGGAAATATTCTGTTGTCGCGATGGGTTTAAAATGAGTAGTAACATTTAATGAATGTTCCATGCCATGTATATAATTTTCAGCATACGAAGAAGCTGTATATTGAGTGCGTGGAGCATTCCCGTGATATGCACATCCCCATGTAACCGAAGATTGCACTTTTTTAGTCGTGAATGCCCATTTTTTTATTAACCAAACAGCTAATACAATTAACACAAATACTCCGGCAGCAAGACTTATGCTTTGAAGTGCATCAGTATTAGGCAACAATACGGTACTACACGTTGAGACATTTTGCTGAACAATTCTTAGCACAGGGTTTAAAACAATCGATGGGACAAAACCAATGAGTAAAATTAACGCCAGACTTATAAACTGAGGGGCTAACGACCACCATGACATTTCATGGGCATGATGCATATGCGAGCTGCGTTCGGTTCCTAGAAATACTATCCCAAAAGCTTTGGTAAAACAAAAAATAGCTAATCCTCCAATAGCAGCTAAACCAAGTAAAGCGAACAACATAACTAATTTTACAATCACATCTGCGTGAATAATACCATTTACAAAACCATTATAGATTAAAAATTCAGAAATAAAACCATTAAAAGGAGGTAATCCACAAATGGATAACGAAGCAATAAGAAAAATAAAAGCTGTTACAGGCATACGTTTTATCAATCCTCCCATGTTGTCAATGTTCATGGTATGCGTTTGATGATAAACAGAACCTGCACTGAAAAACAACAGCGATTTAAATAACGAGTGATTGAGCACATGCAAAATACCACCGGCAAACCCCAACATAGCAAGTGTCTGATTTTGAATAGCCAATCCAATAATGCCAACACCTATACCAATACCTATAATGCCAATATTTTCGATGCTATGATATGCTAGTAATCGTTTTAAATTATGTTGAACAATGGCAACACCCACACCTGTAATACCAGATATAAGCGAAACAAATAAAACAAGTAAACCAATGAGCATTAAATCGTTTTGTAGGGCGAACACTATGCGCAAAATACCATAAATACCCAATTTTATCATCACTCCCGACATTAATGCCGAAACATGCGAAGGAGCAGCAGGGTGTGCATGAGGAAGCCACGTGTGGAAAGGTACAAAACCAGCTTTAAAACCAAAACCCGCAAAAAACACCAAAAATAAACCGACATTAGAGTAATTCGCAAAATATTGCTGCAATGCCGACCATGACCACGAATCGGTAAAATAATGTAAAATAATGATACCTAATAATAAAAATAAAGCAGCAAAGTGCATTTGAATAAAATAATTGATACCGGCTTTTTGCGTTAACGATTTTTCTGCTTCAAACATCACCAACAAAAACGAACTTAATGACATAATTTCCCATACTACCAAAAAAGCTATGGTATTTTGCAACATCGTTAAAACAATCATTGACCAGTAAAGTGTGAAAAACGAAAAATAATGTAAAACTAATTCCTGTCGGCTTTTAGTATGATACATCGACATATATTGTATGCTGTATATAGACGAAACAAGAGTTGTAATATTAATAACCAAAACAAAAAATGCCGACAGCTTATCCATCGTAAGCAAAATGTCATTCCCCCAAAAATGAAAAGGAATGAGACAAGCATATGGTTGCGATAAAAATAATGTTTTAATAGCATAAAACGAACTCACAGCTAAAAATAAAAAAGTCAATATAAGATTGTAAACGGGTAGTTTTTTCCGGGACATTGCAAAAAACAATACAGAAAGACAAATAATTAACAATAATTCCATATCTCTGATATTTATTGCAAAAGTAGATTTTATATACTTACATTATTCACGTTTATTATGATTATTAAAAAAAATTTAGCCTATGTTTAAAATTCTAGTTAAAAAAAGTTGAATATTTGGAAAAATGAGTAAAAAAATATAACTTTCGGACGAATATATTCAAAAAATAACTAAAAAAATAAATTATGAGAAAGATTTTCATTCTTTTTAGCTTTGTAGTTTTATCTATTACTGCATTTAACCAAATAGATCCTTTATTATCGCCTTATTATCAAAATGGTCCGTATTCGGTGGTCATGGATTCAGATATGACTGCTACACCCAACGATTTATTGTTTTTTAGACCTTCTAATTCTACAGGTGGTCCATTTCCTACCATATTATTTCAACCCGGCGCTAATGGAACTGGTACAAGTTACATCAACAAGCATAGTTACGATATTTATTGGCAACATTTAGCTTCATACGGATTTGTGGTAATCATTATAAACAACACATCCGGTGGTCCAAACTCTACATTATTTACGCAAACACACGATTACATAAAAACTAAAGTTGCTAATTCTTCTAATTGGATGCACTCTTATGTCGATTTGAGCAGATTTATAGTTGCCGGACACTCAAATGGTGGCATGAATGCAACCGATATCATTATTAACAGACCTAATGAAATACAAGCTATTATTTATATGGCTTCTTATCCCAATCCTGGTATTTTTGGTTTAGGTGCTCAAAATGTTGGAAGTTATAATGGCAAAGTTATGTTAATGTGCGGTAGCGAAGATAATACTTCTGCACCTTTAGTTGGATCGACGAATGATGTTGCCAGCAATGCTTTTCAAAATAGGTTTACGGCGGCATCATGTAAGACCTGGGTTTTATTTAATGGTATTGGTCACGGAGGTTTTGGCAATTACAACAATCCCGATCAACCTGTTGGTTCTATTGGAAGGGAACCAGCTACTGCATCGATACGTCATTATATTTGTTCGTTTTTACTTTCGCAATTTTATGCCAATGGCGTAGCATATGCTAACTTTACTCAACCATTATTAAAACCAACTTCGGTTGGTGAATTTCAAACAACTTGTTCTCAGCTTGCTGAAATCAATGCCACGAACATAAACGCTGTTGCTTCTATATATCCAATGCCTGCAAGTTCATATGCAATTGTAAAATTCAATCAAAATTTTTCAGGTGTATGCCATATCTACAACGTCTTA
This DNA window, taken from Bacteroidales bacterium, encodes the following:
- a CDS encoding T9SS type A sorting domain-containing protein translates to MRKIFILFSFVVLSITAFNQIDPLLSPYYQNGPYSVVMDSDMTATPNDLLFFRPSNSTGGPFPTILFQPGANGTGTSYINKHSYDIYWQHLASYGFVVIIINNTSGGPNSTLFTQTHDYIKTKVANSSNWMHSYVDLSRFIVAGHSNGGMNATDIIINRPNEIQAIIYMASYPNPGIFGLGAQNVGSYNGKVMLMCGSEDNTSAPLVGSTNDVASNAFQNRFTAASCKTWVLFNGIGHGGFGNYNNPDQPVGSIGREPATASIRHYICSFLLSQFYANGVAYANFTQPLLKPTSVGEFQTTCSQLAEINATNINAVASIYPMPASSYAIVKFNQNFSGVCHIYNVLGQEISTFKLNDENEHWIDFSNLNKGQYILEYIDDKGLVSFVKLIKI